In the genome of Phycodurus eques isolate BA_2022a chromosome 22, UOR_Pequ_1.1, whole genome shotgun sequence, the window AGAAATCTGGAGAGaactaaataatataattaaaacagTTCCAAAAAAACTTAATGTGCAGAGTATTTTATAAAAGATAAaattgttgttgaaaaaaatctgagctATAGCTAGTGCATTTAATAACTTTTTGTCCATATTGGTTGTGACCGAGTAAAGAAATTCCCGTGCCaaggaatatattttaaaaaaacatcctctGTTTATTAATGCTGTAAATGATAAAGAAATAGTAGGTATTGTAAaaactcttttaaaaaaatccactgaTTGTTTTGATATTGATATGGTATTAGTAAAAAGTTATAAAGAGAAAATAGGATAACCATTCACATAAATCTGTAATCCAGTGGCGTCGTTAGGTCTATTTTAGGGTTTAGCTGTTTTAGCTTTAAACTTAAAGCCCCCCCACACCCCTAACATTTGGAAATATGTGTTAACGGCGAAGGTCATAGTCCAAGTCTCCCTAAAACCAATCCCCCTAAACAAATATTGCTCTCCACAAAACGTCCCCCCGTCCCTGTTGACAATTAATTTGGGTTAAACAATTCACCAATTCACCATCATTTATTCGGGTGAGTGAAATCAATATGTGCAATTTAACaatgaaaaatccaaaactattaaAGGCCACTTCTGGGGTCTGTATTTGGCCCTAAATTATTGAGATTATATATCAATGATATCTGCAATGTCGCCTAAGtactcaaatgtgttttatttgctGATGATACAACTCTCTACTGCTCAGCCAAAAAACCTGCAACAGCTTCTGCTGTGGAAAATGAACGAAACACACTGAAAAACTTGTTTAATATAAATAAACCATCactaaatttaaacaaaacaacatttatcaTTTCTGgcactaaaaaaataaaggttaaaatcACAGTACATTCTATTGAGATAGAGTATACAATAATTATATTCTTCCAGTGATTAATAAGCTCTGCTGTCATatagacattcattcattttccataccgcttatcctcactagggtcgcaggcgtgctggagcctatcccagctgactctgggcgagaggtggggtacaccctgaactggtcgccagccaatcgcaccgcacatataaacaacgtacgaaaaaaagtcaaaaaccaTCGCTATCTTCTGTAAAACCAAGGATGTTCTGtatataaaatcatgaaatacaGCACACTTTAGTGCTCACTATTACTTCCATGCATGACTTATGGTGTTCACATAGAGGGAAACACATACAAACCAATACTCACCCAATTTTTAAGCTACTGAAAAGAGCTAAGAGAATCATTAATTCATCTAAATACACAGAACcaacaaatgcattatttaaaTACTCGTTAAATGTATGACAGGAGGAGAATTTAAAATGGCAGAAGTAATCGACAACATACACAATTTACTTGACCACGGTATTCAAAATCTGTTTGAAATCACAGAGTTGTTAGGATCGAAGGGGAACCGGTGAGCTGAAAAAGCCCAAGACAAGAaccaatataaaacaaagacgTGTCTCTTTTAGAGGTGTTACTTGTGGAATGACTACACCTATGACCTGAACTGTGTGCTTTTTAAAAGTATGTTTAAATTTGTGCaaagcttgtttttttcaaatgtgttttagttttttattacACATTTAATTTCACTCTGCATGATGTTGCAATTTGTGTGGGTGcatttgaggatttttttttctttctgaactacgtttttgttttgtaaagctTGGTGTAGGCATAATAAGCCATGGCTTCACCCTACGCCTTTACGGTTGGCGTCAAcctttggttttctgaaattatTCTGTGAATGAAAGTTCATCAAATTAAcctaacatttacatttaaagtgTCTTGATCACCATGATtttcaccagcacacttgtgtgtcttaaccCCATCCTTGTGAGAGAATCTTTCACCACAATCTGGGCAGGCCAAAGGTTTcccaccagtgtgcgttcttctgtgtatttttaagtctcCCCTCcgagagaatcttttaccacaatctgggcaggcaaaaggtttctcaccagtgtgggttattgtgtgtatttttaagtttcccttgaAAGAGAATCttcgaccacaaactgagcaggaaaaaggtttctcaccagtgtgagttcttgtgtgtatttttaagttttcattttggcgaaatctttgaccacaaactgaacaggcataaggtttctcaccagtatgtgttcttgtgtgtatttttaagtttgccttttttgagaatctttgaccacaaactaagcaggaaaaaggtttctcaccagtgtgggttcttgtgtgtattttcaagtgtcccttctgagagaatctttgaccacaatctgagcagacaaaaggtttctctccagtgtgtgttcttgtgtgtctttttaagggTCCTTTCTCTgtaaatctttgaccacaaactgagcaggcaaaaggtttctcaccagtgtgtgttcttgtgtgtttttttaagtctcccttctgagagaatcttctaccacaatctgagcaggcaaaaggtttctcaccagtgtgggttattgtgtgtattttaaagCTTCCCTTGTAAGTGAATCTTTTACCGCAATCTgggcaggcaaaaggtttctccccagtgtgtgttcttgtgtgtgcttTCAAGTTTCCCttctcagagaatctttgaccacaaactgtgcaggcaaaaggtttctcaccagtgtgggttcttgtgtgtacttTAAAGCTTCCCTTGTaagtgaatctttgaccgcaatctgaacaggcaaaaggtttctcaccagtatgtgttcttgtgtgtgtttttaagcttcccttatgagagaatctttgaccacaaactgagcaggtaaaAGGTTTGTCACCaatgtgggttcttgtgtgtatttttaggtGTCCCTTTTGAGTGAAtcgttgaccacaaactgagcaggcaaatggTTTCTCACCAACATGAGTTCTTGTGTGCGtttttaagtgtcccttctgagtgaatcgttgaccacaaactgagcaggcaaaaggtttctcgccagtgtgcATTCTTATGTGTTGCTTCAAACTGCTCTTATAAGCAAAAgctttcccacactgagaacaattccatcgtttgttgtcagtgtgacatgtcatatcaccttcagactgttcatcatcatcatagtcaGAAGAGTGTGACGTCATGTTGTCACAatctgacagtggagctaagaggccgtcCGCTTGTGATCCTCcgcagtggtctccatcaccttctgttgtcatgtgttgacttgagctgctgcttggaggctccgcccctctcttctcCTCACTTTGAACTTCATCTTCACTCgtcaaagggacaccagtcgatggcaacttggtgatatcctcttcctccttttcctgTTTGATGTAGGGgggctcttcttcctcctccttgatCTGGAGGCACTCTTCATCCTCTTTTTTCATGAAAGACTGCAACTcaacttcctctttaatgtgagggggctctgGCCCCTGCCGCACAGGCCAAAGAGCTTCACCGATGTCTGCAAGAcaagaagatttaaaaaaaaaaaaaaaaaaaaaaaactcttggtTTGGTCAAATCTatactcatatttttttttagcaagccagatgacttaatatttattggAAACAATAAAACAGGCAAATCAAGAACAACGATAAAATATGAAACAGTGTCAAATAATAGTGCAGTTATTGTTTAGAAGGGCATTTACAAATTTACcaattttctggatttttgctgcacggtgggcgactggttagcacatctgcttcacagttctgaggactagggttcaaatcccagccccgcctgtgtggcgtttgcatgttctcccacaggcgttgcatgttctccccgtgcctgcgtgggttttctccgggtactccggttttgtcccacatcccaaaaacatgcatgggaggataattggagactctaaattgctcactggtgtgtatgtgagtgcgaatcgttttgtttacatgtgcccagtgattggatggcaaccagttcagggtgtaccccacttctcgcccgaagatagctgggataggctcagcacgcctgcgaccctagtgaggacaagcgatacagaaaatggatggatggatggactcttgggtatttttaaacatacgggactgtacttttttgtaGAAACTCAGTTGTTACCATATACAGAGATTTTTTAATACCCAATCACCATTACATGAGTGTTTCCTGCTAATGAGCACAAGCCTGGTATTGGAATGAGGAATGAGATGAGGCAGCACTTGGACTCCCCCACACCACTCCacgccccattggagcaaagcccaatgcaaaactcactctctacgaGCCTAAATGCCATGTTAGGTCTGACGGACAGGGTAaaggctattgtcaatattggactCCAGCCCACAGCACGCCAAGATCGTCCTCCCATGCCCCCTCTCCTGAAATCAACATCTACTAAGATGCGAAGAGCTCCTCCTCtacccatgaagaatcttatctccAAATCTTActgatacagtgggtacgaaaagtattcaaacccccttaaatttttactTTGctatagtgcagccatttgctaaaatcatttttacaaaaaaacatctctaCTGGAATTAAGgctcctaagagcacagtggcctccataatccttaaatggaagatgtttgggacgactagaacccttcctagagctggccgtccggccaaactgagcaatcaggggagaagagccttggtgagagaggtaaagaagaacccaaagatcaccgtggctgagctccagagatgcatttgggagatgggagaaagttcgagaaagtcaaccatcactgcagccctccaccagtcggggctttatggcagagtggcccgatggaagccactcagtgcaagacacatgaaagcgcgcgtggagtttgctaaaaaaacacctgaagtactccaagatggtgagaacgAAGATTCTTTGgtgtgatgagaccaagatacaactttttggccttaattctaagcggtatatgTAGAGAAAACcaagcactgctcatcacatgtccaataaagtcccaacagtgaagcatggtggtggcacgATCATGCTGCGGacgtgtttttcagctgcagggacaggatgactggttgcaattgaagggaagatgaatgaagtgcagggatatcctggacgaaaaccttctccagagtgctcagtacctcagactgggccgaaggttcaccttgcaacaagacaatgaccctaagcacacagctaaaataatgaagaagtggcttcaaaacaactctgtgactgtttttgaatggctcagccagagccctgacttacacccccaattgagcatctctggagcgacctgaaaatggctgcccaccaacgttcaccatccaacctgacagaactggagaggatctgcaaggaggaatggcagaggatccccaaatccaggtgttaaaattttttgcatcattcccaaaaagactcatggctgtattagctcaaaagggtgcttctattaaatattgagcaaagggtctgaatacttatcagtgtgtgatatttcagtttttcttttttaataaatgtgcaaaaatttccacaattccgttttttctgtcaatatggggtgttgtgtgtgcattaatgaggaaaagattgaacttactgtattttcacgaccataaggcgcacttaaaagtcagAAATTctttccaaaatggacagggcgccttatgtgtgcaccgagttccaaaacctgtaattgttgtgtgactttgatgagcgcacCTGCCGACACGTTGCTtctatagaggaaaggcggacgtgactgaggacagcatgcggacgttaaagggggaagggtgcgcatgaaagaggacgctaaaggcatgccccaagtaggtatatagcgccggtatgtgcattgtttaaaacaacatcggtttggctaaggacccctgaaaatggcacctacgaagagacatgcttacaaagcacagtttaaactgcaagctatcagttacgcggaggaacatgggaatcgagcagccgcgagagaattcaagatcaacgaatccatggttcgcaagtggaggaagcaggaaaatgagcttcgccaagtcaagaagacgaagctgagtttccgcggaaacaaggcgaggcggtccgagttggaagaccaactcgagcaatggattaatgaagcgtctctacagtcaccattcgacttgagggcaataacgctctcagaagaaatgaaaatcgaacattttcaaggaggtctgtcttggtgctttcgttttatgaaacggcgccgggcgagttacaccaccatatgtgaatggattgtggatgcctgggctaaggtatctgctttaactgttgtccgagctttcgccaaagccggcatcattgctgaacagccccgcGGCAACGAGattgactccgacaatgacgagagggaacccggcatgtttgatggagaacttggccagctgttcatttcggatacagaagatgaggactttgatgggtttgtggatgagggttgatcaaaaaataacgtgagtacattgttaaatacttcaataaagtacaactgaactcagttttgctcctgctgcctttttaaaaacattttagtgtgcatgcatgctagcgtatgttttaagcaaGCGTatattttaccatgcctgcgcccaataatacggtgcgccttatgcatgtgttaaatacagaaatagaccccgtaactgagactgcgctttttaatacagtgccttatggttgtgaaaatacggtaaatgattttagcaaatggttgcaataaaacaaagagtgaaaaattgaaagcggtctgaatattttccgtacccactgtatgtgcggGATCGCGGCTACAAATCAAATCCAAACAACATTCTTCTGCAGAATAAGTAaaacccctatggagatcaggcatttttcttcCCTGTAATTAAAAGGGATATAAAATTGGAAATATGGCACAAAGAATGTAGAaccagcaaatttttattttgtgtcgaaaatgggggagaaaaaaaaaaaaaagtgttattgttgttatctcagtaaagaaattatactgggggATTTGAGCTCTTTTGAACATCTCAGTTTTTTAGTAAAAGGTGATCCAAAGGTTTTTCATAATTTATAGACCTCAAAGATACAATGGGACATTTATGTTTTAGTTAAGATTTTTCTGAACTTTTTCAGAACacactacaactattttgtcataatgggcgactttaacattcatgctgACAAGAGCATTAAACAATTCTGAAGAACTCTGTtatactggacacatttgacctctctcaacatacaaagagtccaacccacaccaAGGTCACATCGTAGACCAGGATATTGAAATGTTATCAGTTGagattaaggatatggctatttctgaccatttttctgtgttgtttgaattacagattctcttaacagttcagacaacctctatgtctattaagaaaaggtacataaatgagaccaccaagtttatggagaccataactgtgccacaaactgtgaatgctgagacagttgaggaacttttggataaatacacctgtaaaatctcaaaagtCAAGAATGTTGTTGCTCCGATTAAAACTAACACAATTTTGAGGTGatctagaacaccgtggaggaccACAATGATGGGAAAGACCtcaatcaaagtgtaggaaagcagaatgtgagtggagaaaaactaaaattccaaatgactatgacctctacagacaaagtctttgtaattctaaccaagagttagtcagggctagacagcagcACTTCTccgaaatcatcagtaagaacctCAACAATATtcacactctgtttgctgtggtggacaagctcacaaccccctgAATAAGATTGCTCCCaccagcagataaatgcaatgaatttacTTATTTCAGTGAAAATATACAATCAATCAGGTCAAATATCagcaaaaatcaacaaaaggatgctacatctgaagccaTCCAGGAAAAACTCTCTTACCATGTCAAAATTTgatagttgaccaaaaaaactgtCGAGAAAatagttcagcagctgaaaccatcaacaggctgtcttgactcaataccatttgactttttcaaagctactgcgaagtctgtgctagctgatttgcagcaactaatcaattgctcacttcagtcaggcgagtttcctaaagctcttaaagtatcTGCCATTTAGCCTCTTCTAAAAAGTGGAATGCTGGATGCCTCCATGTTATCAAGCTAttgacccatctcaaatctccctttcataacCAAGATTGTTAAGAAAGTTacttttaatcaactcagcaatttcttgaactaaaatggactttttgaaaaatttcaatcaggtttccgaacctGATTGAAAACAGGTTTCCGAACACATCACAGTACAAAATCGGCTATTATCAAAGTGCTAAGTGACATAAGGTTGAGTACTGActcaggaaaggtgtcaattctggtcttgttggatctcagtgcggcttttgatacggtagatcataacactgctgaacaggttggaaacgtagGTAGAATAAAATGTAACAGTCCTGAAATGATTccggtcctacctggaggaaaggagttattttgtaatcaaaaatcaatggtagtgttcaatctcatcgaatggcagtgacctatggggtccctcaagggtcagttcttggacccctcctgttcagcctttatatgctacccttgggtcaaagtCTTCAGAACCTTGTTGACTATCATAGTTACGCAGATGATACACAGTTATACCTAGCAGTGTCTTCAGATGATGACatttcaattgaggtgttgtgtcactgtcaattaaaccacaacaaaactgagataattgtttttggcaataaagaggattgcgg includes:
- the LOC133397318 gene encoding gastrula zinc finger protein XlCGF57.1-like, whose product is MCARRTAEYEDDLCAPKDENEAQLQLLAFNLQPRTVLRRPDIGEALWPVRQGPEPPHIKEEVELQSFMKKEDEECLQIKEEEEEPPYIKQEKEEEDITKLPSTGVPLTSEDEVQSEEKRGAEPPSSSSSQHMTTEGDGDHCGGSQADGLLAPLSDCDNMTSHSSDYDDDEQSEGDMTCHTDNKRWNCSQCGKAFAYKSSLKQHIRMHTGEKPFACSVCGQRFTQKGHLKTHTRTHVGEKPFACSVCGQRFTQKGHLKIHTRTHIGDKPFTCSVCGQRFSHKGSLKTHTRTHTGEKPFACSDCGQRFTYKGSFKVHTRTHTGEKPFACTVCGQRFSEKGNLKAHTRTHTGEKPFACPDCGKRFTYKGSFKIHTITHTGEKPFACSDCGRRFSQKGDLKKHTRTHTGEKPFACSVCGQRFTEKGPLKRHTRTHTGEKPFVCSDCGQRFSQKGHLKIHTRTHTGEKPFSCLVCGQRFSKKANLKIHTRTHTGEKPYACSVCGQRFRQNENLKIHTRTHTGEKPFSCSVCGRRFSFKGNLKIHTITHTGEKPFACPDCGKRFSRRGDLKIHRRTHTGGKPLACPDCGERFSHKDGVKTHKCAGENHGDQDTLNVNVRLI